TCAGCAAAGAGAAGACGGACCAGCCATAAGAGCAGGGCCCTCGGAGGGAAAATGAGAGCCCCAAGCCATCCATAgggacataaggatgattgtagggggcatcGTAATCTCCTATTTGACTAGGAAGGCGCGCAAGACCTACCTCCAGATGGTTCAAAACGTCCAATTGATGGGTGTGGCCTGAAGATGGCGCGCATCGATAACCCTGTAATCCGGTTCTCAGAAGAAAACGCTCGACGCCTCCATCATCCACACAACGACGCGCTTATTGTGAGTATACAAATTGGGGATTACAATACTCACAGGGTCCTAGTAGACATCAGGAGCTCCGTCGATATACTATACTACCCGACCTTCCAACAGATGAGGATTGGGAGAAAACAGTTAATCCCAGCTAACGCACCTCTCGCCGGATTCGGAGAAACAATAGTGTACCCACTCGGCGCTGTCACATTATCCGTAACCGTCAGCGATTATCCTCAACAGATCACCAGGGATGTCACATTCCTAGTTGTGGACTATTCATCTGCGTACAATGCCATCTTGGGCCACCCAACCCTTAACTCATGGAAGGTCGTAACATCCACTTACCACTTAATGGTGAAGTTCCCCACCGAGTACGGGGTAGGAGAAGTACGGGGAGATTAGGTAGCGGCGCATGAATGTTACATCGCCATGCTAGAAATGGACGACCATTTACCAACAATGTGCATTGAAGAGCAGTAAACAGTGGCAAAACCAGTAGAAAGGCTAGAAGAGGTGCCCTTTGATGAATCTAAACCTGAGCAGACGACAAAAATAGGTACTCTTGCTAGCCTACTAGTCCATCAGGCCTTAATATCATTTCTAAGAGAGAACCGGGACGT
This genomic stretch from Castanea sativa cultivar Marrone di Chiusa Pesio chromosome 9, ASM4071231v1 harbors:
- the LOC142609012 gene encoding uncharacterized protein LOC142609012, translated to MARIDNPVIRFSEENARRLHHPHNDALIVSIQIGDYNTHRVLVDIRSSVDILYYPTFQQMRIGRKQLIPANAPLAGFGETIVYPLGAVTLSVTVSDYPQQITRDVTFLVVDYSSAYNAILGHPTLNSWKVVTSTYHLMVKFPTEYGVGEVRGD